In one Corallococcus sp. EGB genomic region, the following are encoded:
- a CDS encoding GMC oxidoreductase, producing MSWVKSGYDVVIIGSGPGGSTLAQGLARRDCNVLVVEQGEYLKPDPARSEQQTTFIADYQRRGIRYNVGGESKFYGAALYRLREDDFRARPTEHGESTAWPFSYADLEPYYDEGERLYSVHGSPEGDPSEPPRSRPFPFGPIEHEPFIADVVKRLQGCGVPVGYIPKGVDRGPQGRCVLCSTCDGYFCHRDAKMDAEVAALRPALKTGRVDLCTGTDCLKVLTTPDGRRATGVLLRRGSEEVTVHADVVVVSAGVRETPLLLWRSRNDAHPKGIGNARGALGRYLAGHTSGFIFPFLGLRPIPELHQKTFAINAFYGPAEDWPYPLGVIQATGQIPIWQHVHPLTAPFVKFVARRSLVCLLMTEAVGTLESGFDFDGEGISRVHQPRPSRDTYRKLRRTAVSLFHKAGFRWVHASEHFDAPWHTVGTARMGVDPATSVLDADCRVHGTDNLYVLDASSIPSAGAVNTTLTIIALSLRAAETIARGQRGPRVEVA from the coding sequence CGAGCAGCAGACGACGTTCATCGCGGACTACCAGCGGCGGGGAATCCGCTACAACGTGGGCGGCGAGTCCAAGTTCTACGGCGCGGCGCTCTACCGGCTGCGCGAGGACGACTTCCGCGCCAGGCCGACGGAGCATGGAGAGTCCACGGCCTGGCCTTTCTCCTACGCCGACCTGGAGCCCTATTACGACGAGGGCGAGCGGCTCTATTCGGTCCACGGCTCGCCGGAAGGCGATCCCTCCGAGCCGCCTCGCTCCAGGCCCTTTCCCTTCGGGCCCATCGAGCACGAGCCCTTCATCGCGGACGTGGTGAAGCGGCTCCAGGGCTGCGGCGTTCCCGTTGGCTACATCCCCAAGGGCGTGGACCGGGGGCCCCAGGGCCGGTGCGTCCTGTGCTCGACGTGTGACGGCTACTTCTGCCACCGCGACGCGAAGATGGACGCGGAGGTCGCCGCGCTGCGGCCCGCGCTCAAGACGGGCCGGGTGGACCTGTGCACGGGCACGGACTGCCTCAAGGTGCTGACCACGCCAGATGGCCGCCGCGCCACCGGAGTCCTGCTGCGCCGCGGAAGCGAGGAGGTCACCGTGCACGCGGACGTCGTCGTCGTGAGCGCGGGCGTCAGGGAGACTCCGCTGCTCCTCTGGCGTTCACGCAACGACGCGCATCCGAAAGGCATTGGGAACGCCCGGGGCGCGCTCGGCCGGTATCTGGCCGGTCACACGAGCGGCTTCATCTTCCCCTTCCTCGGCTTGCGCCCCATTCCGGAGCTCCACCAGAAGACCTTCGCCATCAACGCCTTCTATGGACCGGCGGAGGACTGGCCCTATCCGTTGGGCGTCATCCAGGCGACCGGCCAGATTCCCATCTGGCAGCACGTGCATCCGCTCACGGCCCCGTTCGTGAAGTTCGTCGCGCGCCGCAGCCTGGTGTGTCTGTTGATGACGGAGGCGGTGGGCACCCTGGAGTCAGGGTTTGACTTCGACGGGGAGGGGATCTCCCGGGTCCACCAGCCCAGGCCCAGCCGCGACACGTACCGGAAGCTGCGGCGGACCGCCGTCTCGCTGTTTCACAAGGCGGGGTTTCGCTGGGTTCACGCCTCCGAGCACTTCGATGCGCCCTGGCACACGGTCGGGACGGCGCGGATGGGGGTGGACCCCGCGACGTCGGTGTTGGATGCGGACTGCCGCGTCCATGGCACCGACAACCTGTATGTGCTGGACGCGTCCAGCATCCCCAGCGCGGGGGCGGTCAACACCACGCTCACCATCATCGCCCTGTCGCTCCGGGCCGCGGAGACCATCGCCCGGGGCCAGCGCGGGCCTCGCGTGGAGGTGGCGTGA
- a CDS encoding glycosyltransferase: MATILFAPLPLAGHINPTLKLAKMLRARGHRVIYCSLPDVEAALQGEGFEFVPVFTSIFPKGLVAEMTARAAHSRGRELRVLAREHIQRRNAVLQATLDGEYDRLLDVLRPDLVLCDDRVIDLPIVCHGHGVPVARLNTTLPQHLVHLLPTSRGKPLVSALAPVLRPLELLLGRAGLVPRFQEFHRQLARKHGCPMEPVDFPPFRLPLLRDVVLFPREFATLVPTDGRAPVLHLGPAIDLERQEPEFPWERLQEDRPLIFFSLGTLASSDLARQVLRSVREAAAMRPEWQFVLAVGTVLDPAEFDGGPARTVAVRKAPQLQLLRKAAAMITHGGFNSVKECIYFGVPMVALPMKDDQPEVTRLVVHHGLGVQGSVKRLTPGALLSLLDAVVGSEPHARALARMGHGFREAEAALASLEQLLPGAPPASKRAG; encoded by the coding sequence ATGGCCACAATCCTCTTCGCGCCGCTTCCGCTCGCAGGGCACATCAACCCCACCCTGAAGCTGGCGAAGATGCTCCGGGCCCGCGGGCACCGGGTGATCTACTGCTCCCTGCCGGATGTGGAGGCCGCGCTCCAGGGGGAAGGCTTTGAGTTCGTCCCTGTCTTCACGTCCATCTTTCCCAAGGGGCTGGTGGCGGAGATGACAGCCAGGGCGGCCCATTCACGCGGCCGCGAGCTGCGCGTCCTGGCGCGGGAGCACATCCAGCGCCGAAACGCGGTGCTCCAGGCCACCCTGGACGGCGAATACGACCGGCTGCTGGACGTCCTCCGTCCGGACCTCGTGCTCTGTGATGACCGGGTCATCGACCTGCCCATCGTGTGCCATGGCCACGGGGTTCCCGTAGCGCGGCTGAACACCACCCTTCCCCAGCACCTGGTGCACCTGCTGCCGACGAGCCGCGGCAAGCCCCTCGTCAGCGCGCTCGCGCCCGTGCTGCGCCCGCTCGAGCTCCTGCTCGGACGCGCGGGCCTGGTGCCGCGCTTCCAGGAGTTCCACCGCCAGTTGGCGCGCAAGCACGGCTGCCCGATGGAGCCCGTGGACTTCCCTCCCTTCCGGCTCCCGCTGCTGCGGGACGTGGTGCTCTTTCCCCGGGAGTTCGCGACGCTGGTCCCCACGGACGGCCGCGCGCCGGTGCTCCACCTGGGGCCAGCCATCGACCTGGAGCGCCAGGAGCCGGAGTTCCCCTGGGAGCGGCTCCAGGAGGACCGGCCCCTGATCTTCTTCTCCCTGGGCACGCTGGCCTCCTCCGACCTGGCCCGTCAGGTGCTGCGGTCGGTGCGCGAGGCGGCGGCGATGCGGCCGGAGTGGCAGTTCGTCCTCGCCGTGGGGACCGTGCTCGACCCGGCGGAGTTCGACGGAGGGCCCGCGCGGACGGTGGCCGTGCGGAAGGCGCCCCAGCTCCAGTTGCTGCGCAAGGCCGCGGCGATGATCACCCATGGCGGGTTCAACAGCGTGAAGGAGTGCATCTACTTCGGCGTCCCCATGGTCGCGCTCCCCATGAAGGATGATCAGCCGGAGGTCACGCGGCTCGTCGTGCACCACGGGCTCGGTGTCCAGGGCTCCGTGAAGCGCCTGACGCCGGGCGCGCTGCTGTCGCTGCTGGACGCCGTGGTGGGAAGCGAGCCTCATGCCCGGGCGCTGGCGAGGATGGGCCATGGGTTCCGCGAGGCGGAGGCAGCGCTGGCCAGCCTCGAGCAGTTGCTGCCCGGGGCCCCGCCCGCGAGCAAACGGGCGGGCTGA